In Sebaldella termitidis ATCC 33386, one DNA window encodes the following:
- a CDS encoding PTS sugar transporter subunit IIC, with product MNKKQGIMDKLIVFLEKYLEPVAAKIENQRHISTIKNGMIALMAVLMVGSFSLIIMAIGGMFPDGSAVKMFFERYNTLISLPFRFTFGLLSVYCAVSISYNHARQLKIPFLHAIIGGLLTTLVLNIKLVGDEVNIEYLDSRGLFIAIFASLITVETMAFFMKNKITIRIKGLPDGIAQTFEAIIPLVTVLFGAVLVDALVIHFTGGSNLPEAFTTFLAPSINSIDTPYAIFLISFLEMIFWFIGLNGYAILIGFVLPFMTQYLGENAAAYAAGLPIPHVFAPNFWDYFLGFSGSGITGALVILALFSKSKELKAIGKASVVPAIFTISEPVVFGLPVVYNPYLFIPFVFGTPCIGVFAYYVFKLGIVRPPIANVGGTPIPLAQYLATMDWKAVVLGFVILGLAVCMYYPFFKMYERKILQEESVVSDRQAAFDALDLDF from the coding sequence ATGAATAAAAAACAAGGGATTATGGATAAATTAATAGTTTTTCTGGAAAAATATCTTGAGCCTGTAGCTGCCAAAATCGAAAATCAAAGACATATATCCACTATAAAAAACGGAATGATTGCTCTTATGGCTGTTCTCATGGTAGGATCATTTTCACTGATTATAATGGCTATAGGCGGAATGTTTCCGGACGGCTCTGCCGTAAAAATGTTTTTTGAAAGATACAATACTCTGATAAGCCTTCCGTTCAGGTTTACATTCGGGCTTCTTTCAGTTTACTGCGCTGTCAGCATATCATATAATCATGCAAGACAGCTGAAAATTCCATTTTTACATGCTATTATCGGAGGACTTCTTACTACTCTTGTATTAAATATAAAACTTGTAGGTGATGAAGTAAATATAGAATATCTTGATTCAAGAGGGCTGTTTATTGCTATTTTTGCATCTTTGATTACAGTGGAAACTATGGCATTTTTTATGAAAAATAAAATAACAATCAGAATAAAAGGACTGCCCGACGGAATTGCCCAGACTTTTGAAGCAATTATTCCTCTGGTTACTGTTTTATTCGGCGCTGTTCTTGTAGATGCACTGGTTATACATTTTACAGGGGGAAGCAATCTGCCCGAAGCTTTTACGACTTTCCTTGCACCGTCTATTAACAGTATTGATACTCCTTATGCTATATTCCTGATTTCATTTCTGGAAATGATATTCTGGTTTATCGGATTGAATGGTTATGCCATTTTAATAGGATTTGTTCTTCCTTTTATGACACAGTATCTTGGGGAAAATGCTGCGGCATATGCAGCCGGACTGCCTATCCCCCATGTTTTCGCTCCTAATTTCTGGGATTATTTTCTTGGTTTTTCCGGTTCGGGAATTACCGGTGCCTTAGTTATTCTAGCTCTGTTCAGTAAATCAAAGGAACTGAAAGCAATAGGAAAGGCCTCAGTGGTACCTGCCATATTTACAATATCAGAGCCTGTAGTATTCGGGCTTCCTGTAGTTTATAACCCTTATTTGTTTATACCGTTTGTATTTGGTACACCGTGTATCGGAGTTTTTGCATATTATGTATTTAAGCTGGGAATAGTTCGTCCCCCTATTGCCAATGTAGGAGGAACGCCTATACCGCTGGCACAGTATCTGGCTACTATGGACTGGAAAGCGGTTGTGCTGGGATTTGTAATTTTGGGACTGGCAGTCTGCATGTATTATCCTTTTTTCAAAATGTATGAAAGAAAAATTCTTCAGGAAGAAAGTGTAGTCAGTGACAGACAGGCAGCATTTGATGCTTTGGATTTAGATTTTTAA
- a CDS encoding PTS lactose/cellobiose transporter subunit IIA, with amino-acid sequence MDTEKISFHIISYAGDSFSKMREALSEAKLGNFQKADELMSSAKKTLTEAHNVHTEVITLEAQGEKSEYSVLLAHAQDTLMNAILAETIFEEFIELYKNK; translated from the coding sequence ATGGACACAGAAAAAATCAGCTTTCATATTATCTCATATGCAGGAGACAGCTTTTCGAAAATGAGGGAGGCCCTTTCAGAAGCTAAACTTGGTAATTTTCAAAAAGCGGATGAACTGATGAGCTCTGCTAAAAAAACATTAACAGAAGCACATAATGTACATACAGAAGTTATAACTCTTGAAGCTCAGGGTGAAAAAAGCGAATATTCAGTACTTCTCGCACATGCACAGGATACGCTTATGAATGCAATTCTTGCAGAAACAATATTTGAAGAATTTATAGAATTATATAAAAATAAATAA
- a CDS encoding sugar phosphate isomerase/epimerase family protein, which produces MKHKFAVQLYSLRKELTKDFPGVLKELKKQGWETVQIDGLRGYTAEEVAAALKETGLKAVSMHANLDRLNNDLDNLIYECLLFGTKDIFCSSELTNEEEVIYARNTLLNTAKKLNPLGFRIGHHNHDYEFRGSINGEMIMDYIVKPEGNLFLYPEIDTYWAKVGGADPFEYMKKFSGRIPMIHFKDMKSDLSLSYPESLAEIGTGCIDFLPFLKWGEKNGIESYIVEQDVSALSGGMLESMAVSLENLIKLSEQL; this is translated from the coding sequence ATGAAACATAAATTCGCTGTACAATTATACAGTCTCAGAAAAGAACTTACCAAGGATTTTCCCGGAGTATTAAAAGAGCTGAAAAAACAGGGCTGGGAAACTGTTCAGATAGACGGGCTCCGTGGCTATACTGCCGAGGAGGTTGCCGCTGCTTTAAAAGAAACAGGACTAAAAGCTGTCAGCATGCATGCTAACCTTGACCGTCTAAATAATGACCTTGATAATCTTATATATGAATGCCTGTTATTCGGCACTAAAGATATATTCTGCAGTTCCGAGCTTACTAATGAGGAAGAAGTTATCTATGCACGCAATACTTTGCTGAATACTGCCAAAAAGCTGAACCCGCTTGGTTTTAGAATAGGGCATCATAATCATGATTACGAATTCAGAGGTTCCATAAACGGTGAAATGATCATGGATTATATTGTAAAACCTGAAGGAAATCTGTTTTTATATCCTGAAATAGATACTTACTGGGCTAAAGTCGGTGGTGCCGATCCTTTTGAATATATGAAAAAGTTTTCCGGAAGAATTCCCATGATCCACTTTAAGGATATGAAAAGCGATTTATCACTTTCTTATCCGGAATCTCTTGCAGAAATAGGTACAGGATGTATAGATTTTCTGCCGTTTCTAAAATGGGGAGAAAAAAACGGAATCGAATCTTACATAGTTGAGCAGGATGTTTCAGCCTTGTCAGGCGGGATGCTTGAAAGTATGGCTGTAAGTCTGGAAAATCTTATAAAACTTTCTGAACAGCTTTAA
- a CDS encoding glucosamine-6-phosphate deaminase, whose protein sequence is MNIIINKDYEAMSEKAADFIAEYIAKKPDTLLCIAGGETPMGIFRYLVKYANEGKIDFSSCKFVSLDEWVGLGRETRGSCKETLYNNFFDLIPVKEEQICFFDGLADNMENECRKVDKFISDHGNLDLIVLGIGMNGHIGFNEPNVPLDTECHIVGLDPVTKEVSVKYFDTALDVKQGISLGMKTITRADTILLIADDFRKADIVVKTIEGEKTSEVPSSLFQDFPKLWFFLDEAAASKLTK, encoded by the coding sequence ATGAATATTATTATTAATAAAGACTATGAAGCTATGTCAGAAAAAGCGGCAGATTTTATTGCCGAATATATTGCAAAAAAGCCGGATACACTCCTTTGTATTGCCGGCGGAGAAACTCCCATGGGAATTTTCAGATATCTTGTAAAATATGCCAATGAGGGAAAAATTGATTTTAGCAGCTGCAAATTTGTGAGCCTTGATGAATGGGTAGGGCTTGGCAGAGAAACAAGAGGAAGCTGCAAGGAAACTCTTTATAATAACTTTTTTGATCTTATTCCTGTAAAAGAAGAACAAATATGTTTTTTTGACGGTCTTGCAGATAATATGGAAAATGAATGCAGAAAAGTGGATAAATTTATCTCGGATCACGGAAATCTTGATTTGATTGTTTTAGGAATCGGTATGAACGGGCACATCGGATTTAATGAGCCTAATGTTCCTCTTGACACAGAATGCCACATTGTCGGTCTTGATCCTGTTACCAAGGAAGTTTCCGTAAAATATTTTGATACGGCTCTTGATGTAAAACAGGGAATTTCACTCGGAATGAAAACTATCACCAGAGCAGATACAATACTTCTGATCGCAGATGATTTTAGAAAAGCAGATATTGTCGTAAAAACAATTGAAGGGGAAAAAACATCTGAAGTTCCTTCCAGTCTTTTTCAGGATTTTCCAAAACTGTGGTTCTTTCTTGACGAAGCAGCCGCATCAAAACTTACAAAATAG
- a CDS encoding DUF5713 family protein: MKKFDENYIYLKDMYNDSYFPKFLVDKVKQEIVKVVEYLEEEGHTTEDIQKKFDIMTIAINDLQEEFYENDSEIETAARDSIGVTVDYILKYFNIDIDTETAIGERDW; this comes from the coding sequence ATGAAAAAATTTGATGAAAATTATATTTATCTAAAAGATATGTATAATGACAGTTATTTTCCAAAATTTTTAGTAGACAAGGTAAAGCAGGAGATAGTAAAAGTAGTGGAGTATCTTGAGGAAGAGGGGCATACAACAGAGGATATACAGAAGAAATTCGATATTATGACCATTGCAATTAACGATCTGCAGGAGGAATTTTATGAGAACGACAGTGAGATAGAAACTGCCGCAAGAGACTCCATAGGGGTAACTGTAGATTATATATTGAAATATTTTAATATAGATATTGATACAGAAACAGCAATAGGAGAAAGAGACTGGTAA
- a CDS encoding PTS sugar transporter subunit IIB, translated as MNLDRLYVLLVCNLGASTGVMVTKMKEIAAESQKLKDVDIKIEAHPAGDILEYIDDFDVVMLGPQIKHRFKDLEILCKEKNKPVTVIDTKDYGSVNGGNILKTAIILKLEALKGE; from the coding sequence ATGAACTTAGACAGACTTTACGTACTTTTGGTATGTAATCTTGGTGCATCTACAGGTGTTATGGTTACCAAAATGAAAGAAATTGCTGCTGAAAGCCAAAAATTAAAAGATGTTGATATAAAAATAGAGGCACATCCTGCCGGTGATATTCTGGAATATATAGATGACTTTGACGTGGTAATGCTTGGTCCGCAGATAAAGCACCGTTTCAAGGATCTTGAAATACTGTGTAAAGAAAAAAACAAGCCGGTTACTGTTATTGATACCAAGGATTACGGTTCGGTAAATGGAGGCAATATTTTAAAAACTGCTATTATTCTGAAACTGGAAGCACTGAAGGGAGAATAA
- a CDS encoding YheT family hydrolase, whose translation MKTYKPGFLFKLGDVNTVYPTFFRNVKVNYERERLELKDGDFLDIDRIKNGNRKAAVLCHGLEGSSNSNYIRAAASFLSKNGFDITAVNYRSCSGELNRLPRFYHAGATDDLKEIINHIEPEYDEIYLVGYSLGANLVLKYMGVDAGKDKKLKAGVAISCPMDLYDSSFTLNKRRNYVYRMKFILSFRKKIKEKHKMMPDKINIDGIDKMTDFNEMDNRYTAKLGGFKDAEDYYKKESAINFLPDIKVPALIINAKDDPILSSKCYPKHLKKINENLNVLYPKYGGHVGFAKFNKDYYWTDYKVLDFFRRVG comes from the coding sequence ATGAAAACATATAAACCTGGATTTTTATTTAAATTGGGTGATGTAAATACAGTATACCCGACTTTTTTCAGAAACGTAAAAGTAAACTATGAGAGAGAAAGATTAGAGCTGAAAGACGGAGATTTTCTGGATATAGACAGAATAAAGAACGGTAATAGGAAAGCAGCTGTTTTATGTCATGGACTTGAAGGTTCTTCTAACAGTAATTATATAAGGGCTGCTGCAAGCTTTTTAAGCAAGAACGGTTTTGATATCACGGCTGTAAATTACAGATCATGCAGCGGGGAATTAAACAGGCTTCCCAGATTTTACCATGCAGGGGCAACAGATGATCTGAAAGAAATAATAAACCATATAGAGCCTGAGTATGATGAGATATATCTCGTAGGCTACAGTCTGGGTGCTAATCTGGTACTAAAATATATGGGAGTAGATGCCGGGAAAGATAAAAAGCTAAAGGCCGGTGTAGCTATTTCCTGTCCTATGGATCTGTATGATTCTTCTTTTACTTTGAATAAAAGAAGAAATTATGTATACAGAATGAAATTTATTTTGAGCTTTAGAAAAAAAATAAAAGAAAAACATAAGATGATGCCGGATAAAATCAATATTGACGGTATAGATAAAATGACTGACTTCAACGAAATGGATAACAGATACACCGCTAAATTAGGCGGCTTTAAGGATGCTGAGGATTATTACAAAAAAGAAAGTGCAATAAATTTTTTACCGGATATAAAGGTGCCGGCATTAATAATAAATGCCAAAGATGATCCTATATTATCAAGTAAATGTTATCCGAAACATTTGAAAAAAATAAATGAAAATTTGAATGTGCTTTATCCAAAATATGGGGGACATGTTGGTTTTGCAAAATTTAATAAGGACTATTACTGGACTGATTATAAGGTTCTAGACTTTTTTAGACGTGTAGGCTAA
- a CDS encoding Na/Pi cotransporter family protein, whose translation MLDGNEGAISPQTLMMLLGGLGIFLFGIKFMGEALKNYAGDKMRDLINKYTDTPVKGVLVGTFSTMLIQSSSGTTALTISLVRAGLMDLRQAIGVIMGANIGTTITAFLIGLKIKDYALPIMFVGAIIYMFAQGNKINSLGQIFFGFGALFFGLDIMSKALEPLAHLPVFAEYMVKLSHNPILGILTGTALTMVVQSSSATIGILQTLYAQHTISFVGAIPVLLGDNIGTTITAVLSALGGATAAKRAATAHVIFNIFGAIVFGVVLFLFQAIIPYEYLVTTLLHLNPEMQLAFTHGLFNFSVTLMLLPFVSLLEKTVKKIIPSKKGDRETKFNEKLLNEELIVQSPVLATEQASKTLLALANLVVEMLEETNTYIKTKNQESAKAVFSLETAVNSIDKKLHNFCIKLSGAVLSSEDTKKLNVIMYSLRDYERIADLAQNTVIKMQNIYATKEKITNEAVGEMAKMLEVCYLAVKDTINMFLQRDLKFGASVNEKEEYIDKLERKAIKNHMNRTREGKCVGSAAVIYVDIISDIERIGDHAVNIVEHYTYKDLVLTPEEEDLDLSKFIIE comes from the coding sequence ATGCTGGATGGAAATGAAGGGGCAATAAGCCCGCAGACTCTGATGATGTTATTAGGAGGATTGGGTATTTTTTTATTTGGTATTAAGTTTATGGGGGAAGCATTAAAGAACTATGCCGGGGATAAAATGAGAGATCTTATAAATAAGTACACTGATACGCCTGTAAAAGGAGTTTTGGTAGGAACGTTTTCAACAATGCTGATACAAAGCAGCTCAGGAACTACTGCGCTTACGATATCGCTGGTAAGAGCCGGTCTGATGGATCTGCGGCAGGCAATCGGAGTAATAATGGGAGCCAATATAGGAACAACAATAACAGCATTTTTAATAGGACTGAAAATTAAGGATTATGCACTGCCCATAATGTTTGTTGGTGCGATAATATATATGTTTGCGCAGGGAAACAAAATAAATTCCCTGGGACAGATTTTTTTCGGATTTGGTGCTTTGTTTTTTGGACTTGATATAATGAGTAAAGCTCTGGAGCCTCTGGCGCACTTACCGGTATTCGCAGAATACATGGTAAAATTATCACACAATCCAATATTAGGGATATTAACAGGAACAGCACTTACAATGGTAGTGCAGTCTTCATCTGCAACAATAGGAATATTACAGACTCTCTATGCACAGCATACGATTTCATTTGTCGGTGCCATACCGGTGCTTCTCGGAGATAATATAGGAACTACGATAACAGCGGTTTTATCTGCACTGGGCGGAGCTACAGCAGCAAAAAGAGCAGCAACTGCACATGTAATATTTAATATTTTTGGTGCCATAGTATTTGGTGTTGTATTATTTCTTTTTCAGGCTATCATACCGTATGAATATCTCGTGACAACCCTGCTTCATCTGAATCCTGAGATGCAGCTGGCCTTTACACACGGGTTGTTTAACTTCTCTGTGACATTAATGCTACTGCCGTTTGTATCTTTACTGGAAAAAACGGTTAAGAAAATAATACCGTCTAAAAAAGGCGACAGAGAAACTAAATTTAACGAAAAACTGCTGAATGAGGAATTAATAGTGCAGTCACCTGTACTGGCAACAGAGCAGGCTTCAAAAACACTGCTTGCCCTTGCCAATCTTGTGGTAGAAATGCTGGAAGAAACAAATACTTATATAAAAACTAAAAATCAGGAAAGTGCCAAAGCAGTATTTAGCTTGGAAACAGCAGTAAATTCAATAGATAAAAAGCTGCATAACTTCTGTATAAAATTATCAGGTGCGGTTTTATCAAGTGAAGATACAAAAAAACTAAATGTAATCATGTATTCGCTCAGGGATTATGAGAGAATAGCAGATCTTGCACAAAATACAGTTATAAAAATGCAGAATATATATGCTACAAAAGAAAAAATAACAAATGAGGCTGTAGGAGAAATGGCAAAAATGCTGGAAGTATGCTATCTTGCAGTAAAGGATACCATAAATATGTTTTTACAGAGAGATTTGAAATTTGGTGCTTCAGTTAATGAAAAGGAAGAATATATAGATAAATTAGAAAGAAAAGCTATAAAGAATCATATGAACAGAACAAGAGAAGGCAAATGCGTGGGAAGCGCGGCTGTAATATATGTAGATATCATTTCGGACATAGAAAGAATAGGAGATCATGCAGTAAATATAGTAGAGCACTATACTTACAAAGATCTTGTTCTTACTCCCGAAGAAGAAGATCTTGATTTATCAAAATTTATTATAGAATAA
- a CDS encoding endonuclease/exonuclease/phosphatase family protein, with product MKFILYNIRYGTGKYLHQPLKHIRGYLGKSVEQTDKIGDFLKKYKPDVVGLVEVDLGSYRTRRKNQATFLGKQLGHYGIYEHKYSQNSSLMKVPVLRRQGNAFLSGLQVEGQKFHYFNNGMKKLVIELETKDFSIFLIHLALGAKTRLKQIVELYEVIDSCTKPFIIAGDFNLFWGEEEIELFLRALNLKNANIKNIPTYPSWKPKKVLDFIIYSEGIKINDFKVLTDVRLSDHLPLYVDFETI from the coding sequence ATGAAGTTTATTTTATATAATATCCGATATGGAACAGGAAAATACTTACACCAGCCTTTGAAGCATATAAGGGGGTATTTGGGAAAATCAGTGGAGCAAACTGATAAAATAGGGGATTTTTTGAAAAAATATAAACCTGATGTGGTAGGGCTTGTAGAAGTAGATCTTGGCTCATACAGAACAAGAAGGAAAAATCAGGCTACTTTTTTGGGAAAGCAGCTTGGGCATTATGGAATTTATGAGCATAAGTATTCACAGAATTCCAGTCTTATGAAAGTTCCTGTTTTAAGAAGACAGGGAAATGCTTTTTTATCAGGTCTTCAGGTAGAGGGGCAGAAATTCCATTATTTTAATAACGGAATGAAAAAACTGGTGATAGAGCTTGAAACGAAGGATTTTTCGATATTTCTGATACACCTTGCACTGGGTGCAAAAACACGGCTGAAACAAATTGTAGAGCTGTATGAGGTAATAGATTCATGTACAAAGCCGTTTATTATAGCCGGTGATTTTAATTTATTCTGGGGCGAGGAGGAAATAGAATTATTTCTGAGAGCATTGAACCTGAAAAATGCTAATATAAAAAATATTCCCACATATCCAAGCTGGAAACCAAAAAAAGTATTGGATTTTATTATATATTCCGAAGGAATAAAAATTAATGATTTTAAAGTTCTGACAGATGTGAGGCTTTCGGATCATCTGCCGTTATATGTGGATTTTGAAACAATTTAA
- a CDS encoding glycoside hydrolase family 10 protein, producing the protein MKSKIILLISLFIFCTGFSASVKPAGNTKKAGTAAKQRKEFRAVWVASVANIDWPSKKGLSEEQQKREYLNILDNVKRWNMNAVVVQVKPTGDAFYPSKYGPWSEYLTGKQGVNPGYDPLKFMVEEAHKRGIEFHAWFNPYRLSMNTDRSRLSRDNIVFKKPEWIVEYGGKLYLDPGIPAVDDYVVDSIMEVVKNYDIDAVHMDDYFYPYKVKNQEYPDEYTYRQYGSEYNSKSAWRRDNVNRLVEKLSAEIKKTKPNVQFGISPFGVWRNKSTDPVRGSDTKAGVQNYDDLYADILLWIDKGWIDYVAPQIYWNQGFNLAEYNTLVRWWSDAVAGSKTDLYIGQAAYKVKEWKNSNELINQVYFNRDFSNVKGSIFFSYKSLLDNPKEVTFNLMEGPYKSDYILK; encoded by the coding sequence ATGAAATCAAAAATAATACTGTTAATCAGTTTGTTTATATTTTGCACAGGTTTTTCAGCTTCTGTAAAACCCGCAGGGAATACTAAAAAAGCAGGAACTGCTGCAAAACAAAGAAAAGAATTCAGGGCAGTGTGGGTAGCAAGTGTGGCAAATATAGACTGGCCCTCAAAAAAAGGACTTAGCGAAGAACAGCAGAAAAGAGAATATCTGAATATATTAGATAATGTGAAAAGATGGAACATGAATGCAGTTGTAGTCCAGGTAAAACCTACAGGAGATGCTTTTTATCCGTCAAAATACGGTCCGTGGTCAGAATATCTTACAGGAAAACAGGGAGTAAATCCCGGATATGACCCGCTGAAATTTATGGTAGAGGAAGCACATAAACGTGGAATAGAATTCCATGCATGGTTTAATCCTTACAGATTATCAATGAACACTGACAGAAGCAGACTGTCAAGGGATAATATTGTTTTCAAAAAACCGGAATGGATAGTAGAATACGGTGGAAAGCTATATCTGGATCCTGGGATTCCGGCGGTAGATGATTATGTAGTGGACAGTATTATGGAGGTAGTAAAAAATTATGACATAGATGCTGTGCATATGGATGATTATTTTTATCCTTACAAGGTTAAAAATCAGGAGTATCCGGATGAATATACTTACAGACAATACGGCAGTGAATATAACAGTAAAAGTGCATGGAGAAGAGATAACGTAAACAGACTTGTAGAGAAGCTGTCGGCTGAAATAAAAAAGACGAAGCCTAATGTACAATTTGGAATAAGCCCTTTTGGTGTTTGGAGAAATAAAAGTACTGATCCTGTAAGAGGCTCTGATACGAAAGCCGGAGTTCAGAATTATGATGACTTATATGCAGATATTTTGTTATGGATAGACAAAGGCTGGATAGATTACGTAGCACCTCAGATATACTGGAATCAGGGCTTTAATCTGGCAGAATACAATACTCTGGTAAGATGGTGGAGTGATGCCGTGGCAGGATCAAAAACTGATTTATATATAGGTCAGGCTGCTTATAAAGTAAAAGAGTGGAAAAATTCAAATGAGCTCATAAATCAGGTTTATTTTAACAGAGATTTTTCAAATGTAAAGGGAAGTATATTTTTTAGTTATAAATCTCTTTTAGATAATCCCAAAGAAGTAACTTTTAATCTGATGGAAGGACCATATAAGTCAGATTATATATTAAAATAA
- a CDS encoding aldo/keto reductase, whose translation MNYINVKGYKDGKEIQIKCSQLVLGASDFLRIDNMDFAAPVLDKFIELGGNTFDTARQYRHSEKALAEWIEMRNIRDDIVILTKGCHPTREEPKKARVTPQAITEDLLVSLETLKTDHVELYALHRDDESVPVGPIMEILNEHIHSGKIYAIGASNWELPRIIEANKYAEEHGLIGFTFNSPNLSLAKCRKPRWEGCVSADSAMISWHEKTKLPLFSWSAQAGGFFSGRFTRENKDDQEMVDVFYNDDNWERYDRAVKMAENKGLTPIQTALAYVLNQKFPTTAVIGPENITELISSYNGSKLSLTAKEVDWLDLK comes from the coding sequence ATGAACTATATAAATGTAAAAGGATATAAAGACGGAAAAGAAATACAGATAAAATGCTCGCAGCTTGTACTTGGTGCATCCGATTTTCTGAGAATTGACAATATGGATTTTGCAGCACCCGTACTGGATAAATTTATAGAACTGGGCGGTAATACCTTTGATACTGCAAGACAATACCGCCATAGCGAAAAGGCTCTCGCAGAATGGATAGAAATGAGAAATATCAGAGATGATATTGTCATCCTTACCAAAGGCTGTCATCCCACAAGAGAAGAGCCTAAAAAAGCAAGGGTAACTCCGCAGGCAATAACAGAAGATTTGCTTGTCAGTCTTGAAACATTAAAAACCGATCATGTTGAACTCTATGCTCTGCACAGAGATGATGAAAGCGTTCCTGTAGGTCCGATTATGGAAATTTTAAACGAGCATATACACTCAGGAAAAATTTATGCCATCGGAGCTTCAAACTGGGAGCTGCCGAGAATTATAGAGGCAAATAAGTATGCAGAAGAACATGGATTGATCGGCTTTACATTTAACAGTCCTAATTTAAGCCTTGCAAAATGCAGAAAGCCGCGTTGGGAAGGATGTGTGTCAGCAGATTCCGCCATGATTTCATGGCATGAAAAAACAAAGCTTCCTTTATTTTCATGGTCTGCACAGGCAGGAGGCTTTTTCTCGGGAAGATTTACACGTGAAAACAAGGATGATCAGGAAATGGTCGATGTTTTCTATAATGATGATAACTGGGAAAGATATGACAGAGCAGTGAAAATGGCGGAAAATAAAGGACTTACACCTATTCAGACAGCTCTTGCCTATGTTTTAAACCAAAAGTTTCCTACAACTGCTGTTATCGGACCGGAAAACATAACTGAGCTTATTTCATCATATAACGGATCAAAACTTTCACTTACGGCAAAAGAAGTTGACTGGCTTGATCTAAAATAA